A region of the Arctopsyche grandis isolate Sample6627 chromosome 10, ASM5162203v2, whole genome shotgun sequence genome:
GTACCATTGTAACAACACAAGGTTCCTACTATCGGGTCAATTGCTTTAGTTTCTCTtccatatataattaataataatccaCTGTTTCAAATTGGTTGCATATAAAAATTCGCCCCTGATTCCTGAAATCATGTGATGATTTTACAACCTACGAATTGCACATAATAATTAAACTGAAGAGTCATCGTTATTATCTACGGTTGGTAAAATTTCAGTGACGATGCAAAAGTTTGACAAAACTTAATCGGCTTGTGCATACTAGTTTACCTGTCAATGTGACGTACGGTTTccttaattacatatttttcaaaactattaaattttataaattgagatgaaatacatatgtagaagttgatatttttgaagggaaaaaccataattatttaatttttccataaaaaattataatggcattttttttcaataatttattttataactacTTAAGATCATAGTCTAGTCAAAAAAGTCTACACATCACAGAAAGACGCCTGTAAAAATTATTCCCAAAACATGTTCCACAGGTGTGTATCGCAAATTAGATACACGTATCAAAAACTTCAAGGtcgaatttttaattattgctcATTAAGCATTTAAAGGATTGCGAGAGAAATCAAacgctaaaaatcaaaagttcCACTTAAGAAAATATCTCAGGACATTGTTCACCTGCTTCACCATTCGATCTAGGAGATCATTAGCCTCTTAAATGGAAGGTACGTACAGATTGAAGAGTATACAAGCGCcaaagtacatatatctaacatagatctaagtatatatgtatgtaagtattttctGGGTCTGACATTATCTGGTCTTCTGGGTCAGACATTTTCAATTCAACTCTACCTTGAACGGTTCCCTGACGTATCCTTGGTAGCTCATGTTAAAAAGGTGGGCAGCATGCTTGGAATTACCGATGCGAAGATGACCCAAGGCATGCATACTCCACGTCATCGCTGGACCACTCTCGCGAGTCACGCCCTCATAATAAGACAGGTCGTTAGCTCTCGTTGACCTtaacatttaaaacaaattcTTAAAGCTAATCAATAGCTACTGTGATTCGATAGATTCGTTCGACGAGAAACTGACCGATTCATCGTATACTGAAGCGGAAATCCCAACAGGACTGCATCGGCCTGCTTGATCTGCGTCGACCTTTGGTAACCATCGAATTGAGGATGATAGTCATGGACTGGATCGAACGGAAGGGCCAACTGAGATGCCATGTCGGCCCAATGACGCTGTTTTGGCAAAATGAACGATTTGCACAGACAGTCTACGTATCTAAAACAAGAAACAAAAACAATGGTTGTCCTCAACTTTCATACCGCATAGTTCTGGGTATGTTGATTTGACTCACTCTCCTAAATAAAGGGCATATCCTGCGACCACGTTCGTGAATGCGGAATTCGTCACGTTGCTGTGGTCTTCGTCTGGACCCATGACGTCTAAAATTGAAGTATTTACGACGGTCATTTATGAACAAATTATACGTTAAActtgtaaaattgaaaactcactGCGAATGTCGTAAAAGCCGGAAgtttcattgaatatcattCTCGACGCCCAAAAGTCTGCTATTCTGAATACTAAAGCACATCCACCGTTCTGAAAATGATTGATTGCTACAACTAATACAAGTTTTTCAAGTTCAATATATAATACCTACTACATAGAAACAAAATCATACTCTGAGCCACTTTTCGTTTACGGAGACGGCTATGTATTGCCTGATTGCAAACGCTATACATCCTGTGATATGATGTTCGAATTCAGCCACTTCCATGCAGCACGGTTGGGTCACTTCTCGTCCAGTGAACGCACTCTCCCAAggaaatctaaaatttaaacGATAGCCTACTTGATATCTAAAATGACTTTCAACCATTCACTAGGACTCACTCCTACCTAACTCCTTCGTTTTTTGTAGCAGCAGCTAAATCTGAGGCCGCATCGATCATCGACATTCTGTACTGCAGAAGCATTTCAGCATACTGGGGATGAAGCAGAAGAATTGGCGGAAACATCCAAATTTCGGTATCCCAAAAGTTGTGTCCTATCACGTTACAAATTTCAACCATCTCAATGTAATAATTTAccaaaatagtatacatatcagTGTATACTATTTTGAAATCTCCCTgcttttgtcgcacagccttgcTTACTTGTGCGCGAGCAGAGTAGAAGCTCGTATCCTGGTTGCGCATACGTAAGtaaagctgtgcgataaaaacagcgTGATTTCCACGGCAGGCCAttgatacatgtgtatatttaccTTCGTAATCTTTAAGCAAACCACCTCTGGACAGACCTCCAGGACTCAAACCATAGAAAAGCCCatggttttgattcgtatttAACGAAGGTAGTGAGCTCAATAAATAGTACCAAACTCCACGAATAGTCTTTtcctataaaattgaattatttttcaattgaaatacctCTTCAATGTTCATGATTCATATCTAAGGTGTTCAAGTCTTATTGTTGTTTTCTATAAACTTAAAGATATCAAGAATTTTTTCCACTTCTTTACTCAAATACAAGCTACTTTTTTTACTGCTTTTTACTCATTTCACaggaagacatacatatatgtatgtagataatcaattttaaacttacataccatattattatgtattcctTGTTTTGAAAATCTCGTCTAAATAAATGTCTTccttttattatatctatagTTGTATACAAATTGGACTACTAAAAATCAATCTCATTTAAGACTGATGTGTAATTACTCACCAAAGCCACATTTCCTTCAACGTCAACTCTTCCAACATCCAAAAGTTTTTTCCACTCCGCCTTGTGCTTGTCGAACAGATCGTCTTGTTTCTCCTGCAAAACTAATCACATGGTGAACTTCAATAGAGTCAGAGAAATGATTGTTTCGTTtgtaaaaaaagtcaaaataccATCTATCATCTCCTTGAGGGCGACTTCTTTGTTGTTATCAGCGGTCATGACGAAAGTGTGTAGCATTTTTCCACGTCTGGGTACGACTAGTCTGGACGGTACGTAAGTCCAATAAGCGCACACGTCAGATACACTCTCTTGATATCTGGAATCTTCGACTGTTTTTGTCTTGCCGCAAGCCGTCCACATCACCCTATTACCGATCTTGAGAACTTGAGGAGTGTCAAAGTTGACGTCTTCGCTGTCGCCTCCAGGAAGAAAGCTCAACTCGACGTATCTAGCTCTGTGATCTCTCCACAAATCTACGAACACATAAAAAAATCCTGCACTACTttaaatcatcaaaatcaaatacatacgataacatattattatataacagtGTTTCACAAACTGGGGTATCCGAAATTCTGATGGTACGTGGAAGATTTGAAAGAAAACGTGGCCACATAAAAAAGATTTTAGAAGGTAAATTTTTTCTAGGATTAAATTTCACTTTTGATCGAAACATCTTCAAACATTGTTCAAACAATCTCTTaagtatagaaaaaaatacaattaatttagcaggtattttcatttaaatataattaatttaacaggtatataaggtttttttttttttttaaatttgaatttgaacaagatgaattgacttttttttaccCAATACTTCTTAATATGTAGTACCTTAGAAATTCAAGCTAGAATCATATATAAATGCATGTATAAATGATATAAGAATGCATGTATAAATGATATAAGAATgcatgtataaatgattaagttGGCACGCATGAGTAGAATGAATGATGAAGTTGATAACATGTAATGTGTCGGAACAGTCTGTTTAGAACGTTGCGGCGCTCCGCTGACTAAAATAATCGCTCAACGAGCCTCATTTCACACTACCGACTATGTCTCGTAACGATttccggaaaaatgcactaaattgcactgaatagtgatGCAGTTTGGAGAAGTCATaattagacaccggatagtcacagtgctttttctaggaatccaaagctagagtaaaaaaaaaaacgttcggcgaacctttaacaatgcaatgaacaatacacagcaccctctgggtccgtttttttcaagacggcaccttggttatccggcctttagtCATAAtattcaaaggcgctcaaaaagaacttacgcaaaaaaattccacaaaaaaaggttagcaccctcggataacatacaaataccccttgacgcttttttgtagaattctattgcgttagttatccttgagcatctttgaaagtttggatgtctcgagagtgcaactatctccaGTGCATCTTTCCAGTCAACCAGATCCTACAAAACCATGTAATAACTACCCAATAACGCCTCAGTTAATCctattttttcttcaaaattagTTGGTACGCCGTCTGTCTGTCTCTGAAGAGGTGTGACATTAATTTTAGTAAGTTTGGGAAACACTGTTATAAAGGATGAGGCTAGAAAACTAAAcgagtttcaaaatttaatagaatTAAGAAGTTGACTGAGtgcaataaattttgaaaatcatcATATTTATCTGCcaagtttatgtatgtacataagtccaATTTACCAGCTTTGTGTTTGGCCGAAATTAGAATCTGGTTGATGATGGCCCTCGTGTAGTACCTGTGAGCGTAGATCCTCTGGTCCACCACAGACCACTCCCTGTCGACATGGACCTGGAAAACTCCCGATGACGTGTCCAACGTGTAGGAAGGCTTTAAACCTGTCTCCCCAATGGTTGAATTCAGACGAACATTACACCAAGCGGGTATCCTCGCCCTGTGACTTTCGCCTTTGTTGCCATTGTagaaaccgttcatgtacaccGTGTTGCTGAAGATGTCCGTTGCCAAATGGCCATTGCCTATATTGCACATAAACTTAGGATCCAATGGCAATctagaattaaattttaatcagtAACTTTTTTAACAAAACATGTTAAGAACACTCCCAGCACTTGAAGGGAAGTGCACTGATTCATCTTCTTCAAGATGAAAATTATTAGCATAATTAATTTATCGCAACAAACTTTGATAGAACTGATTTAAAACACGGTAGCCTTCCTTGATGATTCTGAGAATTTTAGTTTTTACTTTtacaagatatatgtatacatatgtacagatagCCCAGCAtgaaggtatgtacatatgtaaaacatcATATGATTCTCATAACAAagaaagatatatatatatatatatatatatatatatatatatatatatatatatatatatatatatatatatatatatatatatatatatatatatatatatatatatatatatatatatatatatatatatatatatatacaggttcGGCGTTCGGCGTTCGCTCGAGTCGCACGTCGCACTGTGCTGTGTTTTGAACAAAATTACAACTActtctaccatggaggatattaTATCTTTGAGCCGGACGATACTTGCTGACCTTTCAAAGAAGGGttctggtgccaatgtccttaccagGGACAGGGTGCAATTTATCAGCGCCTCCATTAACAGTATAGTATCtatcgcacgcgtcgcttttgACAGTCTGGCCTCGCTGAAACAGTCTGTGGAGTTCCTCCAGAC
Encoded here:
- the LOC143918273 gene encoding protein-glucosylgalactosylhydroxylysine glucosidase-like encodes the protein MAICRLCCVKPWTLVCLFIGFGLLVIASLVIHRNVGAARARRSAAPLKIIDFNPLPHIFTTYRLPLDPKFMCNIGNGHLATDIFSNTVYMNGFYNGNKGESHRARIPAWCNVRLNSTIGETGLKPSYTLDTSSGVFQVHVDREWSVVDQRIYAHRYYTRAIINQILISAKHKADLWRDHRARYVELSFLPGGDSEDVNFDTPQVLKIGNRVMWTACGKTKTVEDSRYQESVSDVCAYWTYVPSRLVVPRRGKMLHTFVMTADNNKEVALKEMIDVLQEKQDDLFDKHKAEWKKLLDVGRVDVEGNVALEKTIRGVWYYLLSSLPSLNTNQNHGLFYGLSPGGLSRGGLLKDYEGHNFWDTEIWMFPPILLLHPQYAEMLLQYRMSMIDAASDLAAATKNEGVRFPWESAFTGREVTQPCCMEVAEFEHHITGCIAFAIRQYIAVSVNEKWLRNGGCALVFRIADFWASRMIFNETSGFYDIRNVMGPDEDHSNVTNSAFTNVVAGYALYLGEYVDCLCKSFILPKQRHWADMASQLALPFDPVHDYHPQFDGYQRSTQIKQADAVLLGFPLQYTMNRSTRANDLSYYEGVTRESGPAMTWSMHALGHLRIGNSKHAAHLFNMSYQGYVREPFKIWTEYRKPRVGAVNFLTGMGGFLQAIIFGYAGISIHIDRLEIVKPQVLPQSTRLKIHGLKYLGNSMILDIHPTNTTLTVLSVDVNNPLVIMMKNNKIALLNGITVLLYGKGPFIIQKETPNQCPIPSDLIGQKRFYTSEPKK